Proteins encoded in a region of the Roseateles sp. SL47 genome:
- a CDS encoding helix-turn-helix domain-containing protein — protein MTSSATGFSLDAGGGVAEHANTMLKTLATPRLGLLGDSFIYAGPNIQTDVCRHSVTLACAIGPEPLQISAGGRCWTGRLLAIRPFLKRAVNAGGGPVAMIDLEPTHPRYNTFSRQAPTETVQVLDTVRFSGLLGCAQAFAEQRLCGSQLRAAVALHVSDVADSIGPAQPVASPVLQMMAVVRMDPTAGLSVLGQRAGLPARRASQVFVAALGLTVRQYALAEKIRRAAMFLGSGRPLTDIAQLCGFSDSAHLAKVWQRCYGVCPSKFFTGPWHTQGGGLDQAWRQRVSLAAALSRGA, from the coding sequence ATGACATCGAGCGCAACAGGGTTCAGCCTTGACGCTGGCGGCGGCGTGGCCGAGCATGCCAACACGATGCTCAAGACATTGGCCACGCCCCGCCTGGGGCTCCTGGGAGACAGCTTCATCTACGCCGGCCCCAACATCCAGACGGATGTCTGCCGCCATTCGGTCACCCTCGCATGTGCCATCGGCCCGGAGCCGTTGCAGATCAGCGCGGGTGGCCGATGCTGGACCGGGCGCTTGCTGGCCATCCGCCCGTTCCTGAAGCGTGCCGTGAACGCCGGGGGCGGTCCGGTTGCCATGATTGATCTGGAGCCCACGCACCCGCGTTACAACACCTTCAGCCGCCAGGCCCCCACGGAGACCGTGCAGGTGCTGGACACCGTCCGGTTCTCGGGGCTGCTGGGTTGCGCGCAGGCCTTCGCCGAGCAACGCCTCTGTGGCTCGCAACTGCGCGCTGCGGTGGCTTTGCATGTGTCCGATGTGGCGGACAGCATCGGGCCAGCGCAGCCCGTGGCGTCTCCGGTGTTGCAGATGATGGCCGTTGTGCGCATGGACCCCACGGCCGGTCTGTCAGTGCTGGGCCAGCGCGCCGGATTGCCGGCACGGCGTGCCTCGCAGGTGTTTGTGGCCGCACTGGGCCTCACCGTGCGTCAATATGCCCTGGCTGAAAAAATCCGCCGTGCCGCCATGTTCCTGGGCAGTGGACGGCCGCTGACCGATATCGCCCAGTTGTGCGGCTTCTCCGACTCCGCCCATCTGGCGAAGGTGTGGCAGCGATGTTATGGGGTCTGCCCATCGAAGTTCTTCACCGGCCCCTGGCATACCCAGGGCGGTGGGCTGGACCAGGCCTGGCGCCAGCGGGTCAGTCTGGCGGCGGCTTTGTCCAGGGGGGCCTGA
- a CDS encoding lipase secretion chaperone yields the protein MLHRRSRTVSWRIVAPALLAGLGAVGLYAWQHDASSPEAVQASKTFPWARTPGSPAVAEAVPSRTDPMLEAPTGAGGSGPPAAPGHGRPFRVDAQGRLVIDQTMRLELESLLALHQGAEQAAALDAQLAGLPAAAATRARELIGQYQSYQEAQRQSFPPGQAPLLPEEGLAQLKSLQALRATYLGAEPARDMFAQDDAVAQRLLELMREDSSTTLTMAEKAVRAQARYDIERNRVQP from the coding sequence ATGCTGCACCGACGTTCGCGTACGGTGAGCTGGCGCATCGTCGCCCCAGCCCTGCTTGCAGGGCTGGGTGCCGTCGGGCTGTATGCCTGGCAGCACGATGCAAGCTCGCCGGAGGCTGTGCAAGCCAGCAAGACCTTTCCCTGGGCCCGTACCCCTGGCTCACCCGCAGTGGCGGAGGCCGTGCCGTCCCGCACCGACCCCATGCTGGAAGCGCCGACCGGTGCGGGCGGCAGCGGTCCACCCGCCGCACCGGGCCATGGACGCCCCTTCCGGGTCGACGCCCAGGGCCGCCTGGTGATCGACCAGACGATGCGACTGGAACTGGAGTCCCTGCTGGCCCTGCATCAGGGCGCAGAGCAGGCTGCCGCCCTCGATGCGCAACTCGCGGGCCTGCCTGCGGCGGCGGCCACGCGTGCGCGTGAACTGATAGGCCAGTATCAAAGCTATCAGGAAGCGCAGCGTCAATCCTTTCCTCCCGGGCAGGCGCCCCTGCTGCCCGAGGAAGGACTGGCGCAGCTCAAGTCGCTGCAGGCCTTACGTGCCACCTACCTGGGGGCGGAGCCTGCACGCGACATGTTTGCGCAGGACGACGCGGTGGCGCAGCGCTTGCTGGAGCTGATGCGTGAGGACAGTTCCACCACGCTGACCATGGCCGAGAAAGCCGTGCGTGCCCAGGCACGGTATGACATCGAGCGCAACAGGGTTCAGCCTTGA
- a CDS encoding alpha/beta hydrolase family protein — MNFSKTLRRTVCAGLVAAGAVMGGSSWAQIGPAPTSASLNATAGPLAVSTSTVTVATGFGGGTIYYPSTAGQYGVIAISPGFTATQSSVAWLGRRLATHGFVVITIDTNTTLDQPASRATQLIAALNYVVNSASSTVRSRVDPNRRAVAGHSMGGGGALIAAENNPSLKASLPLTPWNLSSSFTQVRVPTLIVGSDGDAVAPVAVHARPFYASLPGTTYKAYAELNLATHFTPNSTNTPIGRYGVTWMKRFVDADTRYSSFLCGADHQAYATALVFDRYSQNCPY; from the coding sequence ATGAACTTCTCGAAGACTCTGCGCCGCACGGTGTGCGCCGGCCTGGTTGCAGCAGGGGCCGTCATGGGCGGCAGCAGCTGGGCCCAGATCGGTCCGGCCCCCACCTCCGCCAGCCTCAATGCCACCGCAGGCCCGTTGGCGGTCAGCACCAGCACGGTGACGGTGGCCACCGGCTTTGGTGGCGGCACCATCTATTACCCCAGCACCGCCGGCCAGTACGGCGTGATTGCCATCAGCCCGGGCTTCACCGCGACGCAATCCAGCGTGGCGTGGCTCGGCCGGCGCTTGGCCACCCACGGCTTTGTGGTCATCACCATCGACACCAACACCACGTTGGACCAGCCCGCCAGCCGGGCCACCCAGCTCATCGCAGCATTGAACTATGTGGTCAACAGCGCCAGCAGCACGGTACGCAGCCGCGTCGACCCCAACAGACGCGCGGTGGCCGGCCATTCCATGGGCGGCGGCGGCGCCTTGATTGCAGCGGAGAACAACCCCAGCCTGAAGGCTTCACTGCCGCTCACGCCCTGGAATCTGTCGAGCAGCTTCACGCAGGTGCGGGTGCCGACGCTGATCGTTGGCTCTGACGGCGACGCCGTCGCCCCTGTGGCTGTCCATGCGCGGCCGTTCTACGCCAGCCTGCCCGGCACCACGTACAAGGCCTATGCGGAGCTGAACCTGGCCACCCACTTCACGCCCAACAGCACCAACACACCCATCGGTCGTTATGGGGTCACCTGGATGAAGCGCTTCGTGGACGCAGACACGCGGTATTCGTCCTTCCTCTGCGGTGCTGATCACCAGGCCTATGCCACGGCACTGGTGTTTGACCGTTACAGCCAGAACTGCCCTTACTGA
- a CDS encoding NAD-dependent succinate-semialdehyde dehydrogenase, with the protein MTSSSYPHTQLLIANEWVDATSGRKIDVRNPATGQVIGTVAHAGKEDLDRALTAARKGFEAWRDVPAHERAATMRRAAALLRERALEIARLLTQEQGKPLAEAKVEVLAGADIIEWFADEGRRVYGRIVPSRNLAAQQLVIKEPVGPVAAFTPWNFPVNQIVRKLGAALATGCSFLVKAPEETPASPAALLKTFVDAGVPAGTVGLVFGDPAEISAYLIPHPIIRKVTFTGSTPVGKQLASLAGAHMKRVTMELGGHAPVIVAEDADVAVAVKAAGGAKFRNAGQVCISPTRFLVHNSIKAQFTEALVAHAQGLKLGDGLAEGTTLGPLANERRLAAMAKIVADARERGAKVAAGGERVGSEGNFFAPTVLADVPLDASVFNDEPFGPVAAIRGFDTLEEAIAEANRLPFGLAGYAFTRSIKNAHLLSQRVEVGMLWINQPATPSAEMPFGGVKDSGYGSEGGPEALEAYLNTKAVSILSV; encoded by the coding sequence ATGACGTCATCCAGCTATCCCCACACCCAACTGTTGATTGCCAATGAATGGGTGGACGCCACCAGTGGCCGCAAGATCGATGTGCGCAATCCGGCCACCGGCCAGGTGATCGGCACCGTGGCCCATGCCGGCAAGGAAGACCTGGACCGTGCGCTGACCGCCGCACGCAAGGGTTTCGAGGCCTGGCGCGATGTGCCGGCCCATGAGCGTGCCGCCACCATGCGACGCGCCGCCGCCTTGCTGCGCGAACGTGCGCTGGAGATCGCGCGGCTGCTGACGCAGGAGCAGGGCAAGCCCTTGGCCGAAGCCAAGGTGGAAGTGCTGGCGGGGGCCGACATCATTGAATGGTTTGCCGACGAAGGCCGCCGCGTTTATGGGCGCATCGTGCCGTCGCGCAATCTGGCGGCTCAGCAGCTGGTGATCAAGGAACCGGTCGGCCCGGTCGCGGCCTTCACGCCTTGGAATTTCCCGGTCAACCAGATTGTGCGCAAGCTGGGCGCGGCCTTGGCCACGGGGTGTTCCTTCCTGGTGAAGGCGCCCGAAGAAACACCGGCATCACCGGCCGCATTACTGAAGACCTTCGTCGACGCGGGTGTGCCCGCCGGCACGGTGGGCCTGGTGTTTGGCGATCCGGCCGAAATCTCTGCCTATCTCATCCCGCATCCGATCATCCGCAAGGTGACTTTCACCGGCTCCACCCCGGTGGGCAAGCAACTGGCCTCGCTGGCTGGCGCCCACATGAAACGCGTGACGATGGAGCTGGGCGGCCATGCCCCGGTGATCGTGGCGGAGGACGCCGATGTGGCGGTGGCGGTGAAGGCCGCAGGCGGGGCCAAGTTCCGCAATGCCGGTCAGGTCTGCATTTCGCCGACGCGATTCCTGGTGCACAACAGCATCAAGGCCCAATTCACGGAAGCCCTGGTGGCCCATGCGCAGGGGCTGAAGCTGGGGGACGGCCTGGCAGAAGGGACGACGCTGGGGCCCTTGGCCAATGAGCGTCGGCTGGCGGCGATGGCCAAGATCGTGGCGGATGCTCGCGAGCGTGGCGCCAAGGTGGCGGCCGGTGGTGAGCGGGTGGGCAGTGAAGGCAACTTCTTTGCACCCACCGTGCTGGCCGATGTGCCGCTGGACGCCTCGGTGTTTAATGACGAGCCCTTTGGCCCGGTGGCCGCCATCCGCGGCTTTGACACCTTGGAGGAGGCCATCGCCGAAGCCAACCGGCTGCCGTTTGGCCTGGCTGGGTATGCGTTCACGCGTTCCATCAAGAATGCCCATCTGCTGTCGCAGCGGGTGGAAGTGGGCATGCTTTGGATCAACCAGCCGGCCACACCTTCTGCAGAGATGCCGTTTGGTGGGGTGAAAGACTCCGGTTACGGCTCCGAGGGTGGGCCGGAAGCGCTGGAGGCCTATCTCAACACCAAGGCGGTGTCGATTCTGAGTGTTTGA
- a CDS encoding YkgJ family cysteine cluster protein, with protein MNFPCTSCGACCRHLPAASPLNVGDGICRHLDPHDQRCAVYEQRPLICRVDELYRERLSTRLSARVYYLVQAQGCVTLDASNADVPAEVMRRLAQDEGGPAPLPLSDQELEEGLVAVMTEAAPLIASMLDGGGPATP; from the coding sequence ATGAATTTCCCTTGCACCTCCTGCGGCGCTTGCTGCCGCCACCTGCCCGCCGCATCCCCACTGAACGTCGGTGATGGCATTTGTCGACATCTCGATCCGCATGACCAGCGCTGCGCCGTTTATGAACAGCGGCCGCTGATCTGCCGGGTGGATGAGCTCTACCGCGAGCGCTTGTCGACGCGCTTGTCTGCCCGTGTGTATTACCTGGTGCAGGCGCAGGGCTGCGTCACGCTGGACGCCTCCAATGCGGATGTCCCGGCTGAGGTCATGCGTCGGCTGGCGCAGGACGAGGGCGGCCCAGCGCCGTTGCCCTTGTCAGACCAGGAACTGGAGGAGGGCTTGGTGGCGGTGATGACCGAAGCCGCGCCGCTCATTGCCAGCATGTTGGACGGCGGCGGCCCAGCCACCCCATAG
- a CDS encoding PEP-CTERM sorting domain-containing protein: MKPMFTRTAKTLSALGLLAGLASPASAALTGDYSTRQWVTANTNGGNGSVEATADQVVLTSSDFSLVDATPTESWLSYSLTVSNDTKLSFDWAYRTDDVSSTYDVFGYTVNGVFTQLSQDGLSFLDTQTGHVSVQVSAGSSFGWTLKSLDSEGGSAVVTLNGLSAVSAVSAVPEPASMILLLCGLGAMGWLGRRRPTCWQ, translated from the coding sequence ATGAAGCCGATGTTCACCCGCACTGCCAAGACGCTGTCCGCCCTCGGGCTGCTCGCCGGGCTTGCCAGCCCGGCCTCTGCTGCGCTCACCGGCGATTACAGCACCCGCCAATGGGTCACCGCCAACACGAATGGTGGCAATGGATCGGTAGAGGCCACAGCGGACCAGGTGGTGCTGACGTCGTCGGATTTCAGCCTGGTCGACGCCACGCCGACCGAATCCTGGCTGAGCTATTCGCTCACCGTGTCGAATGACACCAAGTTGTCGTTTGACTGGGCTTATCGGACCGACGATGTCAGCAGCACCTACGACGTGTTCGGCTACACCGTGAATGGCGTCTTCACGCAGTTGAGCCAGGATGGATTGAGTTTCCTCGACACCCAGACGGGCCATGTATCGGTGCAGGTGTCGGCGGGCAGTTCCTTTGGCTGGACCCTGAAATCCCTGGACAGCGAAGGCGGTTCCGCCGTGGTGACGCTCAACGGTTTGTCCGCCGTGTCAGCAGTTTCTGCAGTGCCTGAGCCTGCTTCGATGATCTTGCTGCTGTGTGGATTGGGCGCTATGGGGTGGCTGGGCCGCCGCCGTCCAACATGCTGGCAATGA
- a CDS encoding esterase-like activity of phytase family protein: protein MTITFRPLCAALALACSALTAQAAPQLIAIGSLEGAGADFSGQSGALENGARGDLLGGLGSGLAWAGGSTFLSVPDRGPNAVAWNSAVDDTTSYIPRFHALNLALKALPDSSTGLPFTLTPSLVSTTLLYSRTPLTYGATVGGYAAVPALNAANRFYFSGRSDNFSPASTSADINDARFDPEGIRLSANGLNVYVSDEYGPYVYIFNRATGQRVRTISLPAELAAAVKSAQGSVEISGNTVGRVANKGMEGLAISPDGTVLWGFMQSALAQDGGDGARVNRIIQVELATGKVKQFAYDNYLADTAKTYGSSEVLALNSHELLVLERDGKGRGDGSKAVVKRVYKVDLAGASDITGLRGETQLLPLAVKKTLFLDIVSSLTGHGWAAKQIPAKLEGMAFGPDIVVDGVVRHTLYIANDNDFLPVTADGLANPNQWFVFSFTDADLGGSLFTNQTLPQ, encoded by the coding sequence ATGACGATCACCTTTCGCCCCTTGTGTGCAGCCCTGGCCCTGGCCTGCTCGGCCCTGACCGCTCAAGCGGCGCCCCAGTTGATTGCCATCGGCTCGCTGGAGGGTGCCGGGGCCGATTTCTCAGGCCAATCCGGTGCGCTGGAAAACGGTGCGCGTGGGGACCTGCTCGGGGGCCTGGGGTCCGGGCTGGCCTGGGCTGGCGGCAGCACCTTTCTGTCGGTGCCGGACCGTGGCCCGAACGCCGTGGCATGGAACAGCGCGGTGGACGACACCACCAGTTACATCCCGCGGTTTCACGCCCTGAACCTCGCCTTGAAGGCCCTGCCGGACAGCAGCACCGGCCTGCCCTTCACCCTGACGCCCAGCCTGGTGTCCACCACCCTGCTCTATTCCCGCACGCCGCTCACCTATGGTGCCACGGTGGGCGGATATGCGGCCGTGCCGGCGCTCAACGCCGCCAATCGCTTTTATTTCAGCGGCCGGTCCGACAATTTTTCACCCGCGTCCACCTCGGCCGACATCAATGACGCTCGTTTCGACCCCGAAGGCATTCGACTGTCAGCGAATGGGCTGAATGTCTACGTGTCGGACGAATACGGCCCGTATGTCTACATCTTCAATCGCGCGACCGGGCAGCGGGTTCGCACCATCAGTTTGCCGGCCGAGCTGGCGGCTGCAGTGAAATCGGCCCAAGGGAGTGTGGAGATCTCCGGCAATACCGTGGGCCGCGTGGCCAACAAAGGCATGGAAGGCCTGGCCATCTCGCCAGACGGCACGGTGCTGTGGGGCTTCATGCAAAGCGCGCTGGCCCAGGACGGCGGCGACGGCGCCCGGGTGAACCGGATCATCCAGGTGGAACTGGCGACGGGCAAGGTCAAGCAGTTTGCATACGACAACTACCTGGCTGACACCGCCAAGACCTACGGCAGCAGCGAGGTGCTGGCGTTGAACAGCCATGAATTACTGGTGCTGGAGCGGGACGGCAAAGGCCGGGGGGATGGGTCCAAGGCGGTGGTCAAGCGGGTCTACAAGGTGGATCTGGCCGGTGCGAGCGACATCACCGGCCTGCGCGGCGAAACCCAGTTGCTGCCGCTGGCTGTGAAAAAGACGCTCTTCCTGGACATCGTGAGCAGCCTCACCGGCCACGGCTGGGCAGCCAAGCAGATTCCCGCCAAGCTCGAAGGCATGGCGTTTGGCCCGGACATCGTGGTGGATGGTGTGGTGCGTCACACGCTCTACATCGCCAATGACAATGATTTTCTGCCGGTGACGGCCGATGGATTGGCCAATCCGAATCAATGGTTTGTTTTTTCCTTCACCGATGCTGACCTCGGTGGGTCCCTCTTCACCAACCAGACGCTGCCGCAATGA
- a CDS encoding TonB-dependent siderophore receptor — translation MALLCLPLPTLAQDAPAAERPTADSLPAVEVVGRSDSGRYQSGLAAGSKSDLPLRELPQSVRVMTRQAMDDLGAVKLDDLLDYVGGVSRQNSFGGLWDNLAIRGLAGNENTGMATLLNGFGSNRGFNAPRDLAAVERIEFLKGPAAALYGNSEPGGTLNVVSKSPLWNSGHSLEGYVGSDGLRRVALDSTGPVSDRLAYRLNVAAEERDSFRDVVTSSRRLVAPAFTWRLSPDTTVDYRGEWLRHATPLDRGVVAVNNQLDVIPRERFLGEPADGDVVVTNSNHQLSLRHEWNESWQARVALSRRDTGIKGFSTEASALLADGTLRRQRRYRDYDSGDTAIQAELQHVRQFGGARHELLLGVEHYQFRMESLMLRVNPTATAPYAISIYNPVYGQAQPTPTANTDTDERQRNTAVYLQDAVSMGKYWRVLAGLRWEQPHQSLLNRRTGVTTSQQPSELSPRVGVSWLPDAQWTVYANAGRSFRPNPGSDFNGNAFAPEHSSALEAGLKWQTADQRLGATAAIFDIRKRDVLTTDPDETHSGYSVTAGEVRSRGIELEASGQLTPAWRINSSLTWLDAEVTQDTTLAVGSRLLNVPRLNASLLAVREGATSAGQRYGVGGGVSYTAHRLGQNGAPEFQLPSYAVAKLTAYWRATSALRLSLDVDNLFDRSYYTSSYSRLWVAPGNARSVSVGAQYKF, via the coding sequence ATGGCGCTGCTGTGCCTGCCCCTTCCAACGCTGGCGCAAGACGCCCCGGCGGCCGAGCGTCCCACCGCCGACAGCCTGCCGGCCGTTGAGGTCGTGGGGCGTTCCGATTCCGGTCGTTACCAGTCCGGCTTGGCGGCTGGGTCCAAGTCCGACCTGCCGCTGCGCGAGCTGCCGCAATCCGTCCGTGTCATGACCCGACAGGCCATGGACGACCTGGGCGCCGTCAAGCTGGACGACCTGCTCGACTACGTCGGCGGTGTCTCCCGGCAGAACAGCTTCGGTGGCCTCTGGGATAACCTGGCCATCCGCGGCCTGGCCGGCAACGAAAACACGGGCATGGCCACCCTGCTCAACGGCTTCGGCTCCAACCGGGGCTTCAATGCCCCGCGCGACCTGGCCGCCGTGGAGCGCATTGAATTCCTCAAGGGTCCGGCGGCAGCGCTGTACGGCAACAGCGAGCCCGGTGGCACGCTCAATGTGGTGAGCAAGTCGCCGCTGTGGAACAGCGGTCATTCGCTGGAAGGCTACGTCGGCAGCGACGGGCTGCGTCGAGTGGCGCTGGACAGCACCGGGCCGGTGTCCGACCGTCTGGCCTACCGGCTCAACGTGGCGGCGGAAGAACGCGACAGCTTCCGGGATGTGGTGACGTCCAGCCGCCGGCTGGTGGCACCGGCCTTCACCTGGCGGCTGAGCCCGGACACCACGGTGGACTATCGCGGCGAATGGTTGCGCCATGCCACACCGCTGGATCGAGGCGTGGTGGCGGTCAACAACCAGCTGGATGTGATTCCGCGCGAGCGCTTCCTCGGTGAACCTGCGGATGGAGACGTGGTGGTGACCAATAGCAACCACCAGCTCTCTCTGCGCCATGAGTGGAACGAATCCTGGCAGGCGAGGGTGGCGCTGTCGCGGCGCGACACCGGTATCAAGGGCTTCTCCACCGAAGCCAGCGCCTTGCTGGCCGACGGCACCTTGCGACGCCAGCGGCGCTATCGGGATTACGACTCCGGCGACACCGCCATTCAGGCCGAGTTGCAGCATGTGCGGCAATTCGGCGGCGCCCGCCATGAGTTGCTGCTGGGGGTGGAACATTACCAGTTCCGCATGGAGTCGCTGATGCTGCGGGTGAATCCAACCGCGACCGCTCCCTACGCCATCAGCATCTACAACCCGGTCTATGGCCAGGCCCAGCCAACGCCGACGGCCAATACCGACACCGATGAGCGCCAGCGCAATACCGCCGTGTATCTGCAAGATGCCGTCAGCATGGGTAAATACTGGCGGGTGTTGGCGGGCCTGCGCTGGGAGCAGCCGCATCAATCGCTGCTGAATCGCCGTACCGGTGTCACGACCAGCCAGCAGCCCAGCGAGTTGTCGCCGCGTGTTGGTGTGTCCTGGCTGCCGGACGCGCAATGGACGGTCTATGCCAACGCCGGCCGCTCCTTCCGACCCAACCCGGGCAGCGACTTCAACGGCAACGCCTTCGCGCCGGAGCATAGTTCCGCTCTGGAAGCCGGGCTTAAATGGCAGACGGCGGACCAGCGGCTGGGGGCGACGGCTGCCATCTTCGATATCCGCAAGCGCGACGTGCTCACCACCGACCCCGATGAGACGCACAGCGGCTATTCGGTCACCGCCGGAGAGGTCCGCAGCCGCGGCATTGAGCTTGAAGCCTCGGGACAGCTGACACCAGCATGGCGCATCAACAGCAGCTTGACCTGGCTGGATGCCGAGGTCACCCAAGACACGACCTTGGCCGTGGGCAGCCGCCTGTTGAACGTGCCTCGCCTCAATGCCAGCCTGCTGGCGGTGCGCGAGGGCGCGACCTCGGCAGGCCAGCGATATGGCGTGGGCGGCGGTGTGAGCTACACCGCGCACCGTCTGGGCCAAAACGGCGCACCGGAGTTCCAGCTGCCTTCTTATGCGGTGGCCAAACTGACTGCCTACTGGCGGGCCACCTCCGCGTTGCGCCTCAGTCTGGACGTCGACAACCTGTTTGATCGTAGCTACTACACCAGCAGCTACAGCCGGTTGTGGGTGGCGCCGGGCAACGCGCGCAGTGTGAGCGTGGGTGCGCAGTACAAGTTCTGA
- a CDS encoding ABC transporter substrate-binding protein, which produces MTFKWSRRRWMSGVGLGLGGVVFPPWVEAAQSHGPRVASPSGPPGPGTPEPEAARGSLARPQRWLEIAGPWELSGLALVQSGHLYQKMQVVETLLDASGVGHPEPALASAWTCSDDGLRWQFVLRAGARFHDGTAVRAEDVVASLQAARRPPGLLSQAPIHTIHALDPVASPCHGSGGAQACTAQALEIQLNQPHATLPSLLAHFSAAVLAPGSFGPDGRTVTQIIGSGPYRITRLQPPQLLETAWYDGYGGPPPEVRRARYLAVGRAETRALMAASGQADLVFALDPASVAKWKRREPHRARVNGQQARLASVTVPRVMALKVNAGSGPLSDLRVRQALSLAVDREGIALAVLREPDLAATQLLPPTLPDWHSSALPPLRFDLTQARRLLHAAGWQAGADGRSWMDAAGHPVTLTLRTFPDRPELPIVATALQEQWRQLGIPVRVAIGNSGDIPLGHRDGSLQMALMARNYASAPDVTASLWQDFRPEGSDWGAMGWRSPEVAQALARLNGGEGAADTAADRRRVVQRLQQELPVIPIAWYRQHVAVSGRLADPPLDPLERSYRLTSLRWADSKDTT; this is translated from the coding sequence ATGACGTTCAAGTGGTCCCGTCGTCGGTGGATGTCGGGGGTCGGCCTGGGCCTGGGTGGCGTGGTGTTCCCGCCCTGGGTCGAAGCCGCCCAGTCGCATGGACCTCGCGTCGCCAGCCCGAGTGGGCCGCCCGGGCCAGGCACCCCCGAGCCTGAAGCGGCTCGCGGCAGCCTTGCCCGGCCACAGCGATGGCTGGAGATCGCCGGCCCGTGGGAGCTGTCCGGATTGGCGCTGGTCCAGTCTGGCCATCTCTACCAGAAGATGCAGGTGGTGGAGACGCTGCTCGATGCCTCGGGGGTGGGGCATCCCGAGCCCGCACTCGCCAGCGCATGGACCTGTTCCGACGACGGCCTGCGTTGGCAATTCGTGTTGCGGGCCGGAGCGCGCTTTCATGACGGCACAGCGGTGCGGGCGGAAGACGTCGTGGCAAGCCTTCAGGCCGCGCGTCGCCCGCCCGGCCTGCTGAGCCAGGCGCCGATCCACACCATCCATGCCCTGGACCCGGTCGCCAGCCCCTGCCACGGCTCCGGCGGCGCCCAGGCCTGCACCGCGCAGGCGCTGGAGATCCAGTTGAACCAGCCCCACGCCACCTTGCCGAGCCTGCTGGCGCACTTCAGCGCCGCCGTGCTGGCACCGGGCAGCTTCGGGCCGGATGGGCGGACCGTCACGCAGATCATCGGCAGCGGCCCTTACCGCATCACGCGCTTGCAACCGCCGCAGCTGCTGGAGACCGCCTGGTACGACGGCTACGGCGGCCCACCTCCAGAGGTGCGGCGGGCGCGCTACCTGGCGGTGGGCCGGGCGGAAACGCGCGCCTTGATGGCCGCTTCCGGACAGGCCGATCTCGTCTTCGCGCTGGATCCGGCGAGCGTGGCCAAGTGGAAACGCCGCGAACCCCATCGTGCACGGGTGAACGGGCAGCAGGCCCGTCTGGCCAGCGTGACCGTGCCGCGTGTGATGGCGCTCAAGGTCAATGCCGGGAGCGGGCCTTTATCCGACCTGCGGGTCCGTCAGGCGTTGAGTCTGGCCGTCGACCGGGAAGGCATCGCCCTGGCGGTACTGCGTGAACCGGATCTGGCCGCCACCCAGCTGCTGCCGCCCACCTTGCCGGATTGGCATTCCTCAGCGCTCCCGCCGCTGCGCTTTGACCTGACGCAGGCCCGCCGCCTGCTACACGCTGCGGGCTGGCAGGCGGGCGCCGATGGGCGCAGCTGGATGGATGCGGCGGGGCATCCGGTCACCCTGACCCTGCGGACCTTCCCGGACCGCCCGGAGCTTCCCATCGTTGCAACAGCGCTGCAGGAGCAGTGGCGGCAACTGGGCATTCCGGTGCGTGTGGCCATCGGCAATTCAGGCGACATTCCCCTGGGCCACCGTGACGGCAGCCTGCAGATGGCGCTGATGGCGCGCAACTACGCCAGCGCGCCCGATGTGACGGCCTCCCTCTGGCAGGACTTCCGCCCCGAAGGCAGTGATTGGGGTGCGATGGGATGGCGCTCTCCCGAAGTGGCGCAGGCGCTGGCCCGGCTCAATGGCGGTGAGGGGGCTGCAGACACTGCCGCCGATCGGCGCCGCGTGGTGCAGCGGCTCCAGCAGGAGTTGCCGGTGATCCCCATCGCCTGGTACCGGCAGCACGTGGCCGTGAGCGGACGGCTGGCCGATCCGCCCTTGGATCCGCTGGAGCGGAGCTATCGGCTCACAAGCCTGCGATGGGCAGACAGCAAGGACACAACATGA